One region of Suncus etruscus isolate mSunEtr1 chromosome 5, mSunEtr1.pri.cur, whole genome shotgun sequence genomic DNA includes:
- the PYGO1 gene encoding pygopus homolog 1: MSAEQDKEPIALKRVRGGDSGLEGLGGPAGVQLGSPDKKKRKANAQGPSFPPLSEYAPPPNPNSDHLVAANPFDDNYNTISYKPLPSSNSFLGPGYPGFGGYNTFRMPPHVPPRMSSPYCAPYSLRNQPHPFPQNPLGMGFNRPHAFNFGPPDNASFGNPAYNNALNQNVSMPNQHFRQNPVENFSQMPPQNASQIPNPDLASNFVPGNNTTFTSPLEPNHSFIPPPNTFGQVKAPPPKPDVSQGATKNANQNSSAHPPHINMDDAVNQSNIELKNVNRNNAVSQEPSRSSSTEAANNSCANGTQNKLRQPRGATDTGTTEKSNKSSLHPSRHGLSSSDPVYPCGICTNEVNDDQDAILCEASCQKWFHRICTGMTETAYGLLTAEASAVWGCDACMASEDVQLMRTREAFGTPAASSDT; encoded by the exons gtggtgATAGTGGACTGGAGGGGCTAGGAGGACCAGCAGGTGTACAGCTTGGAAGTCCAGATAAGAAAAaacgcaaggcaaatgcacag GGGCCTTCTTTTCCTCCATTGTCAGAGTATGCTCCACCACCGAACCCAAACTCTGACCATCTAGTGGCTGCTAACCCATTTGATGACAACTATAACACTATTTCCTACAAACCACTACCTTCGTCAAATTCATTTCTAGGCCCTGGTTATCCTGGCTTTGGAGGCTACAACACATTCAGAATGCCACCTCATGTCCCCCCAAGAATGTCTTCCCCCTACTGTGCTCCTTACTCACTCAGGAATCAGCCACATCCATTTCCTCAGAATCCTCTGGGCATGGGTTTTAATCGACCTCATGCTTTTAACTTTGGGCCACCTGACAATGCAAGTTTTGGAAACCCCGCTTATAATAATGCACTAAATCAAAATGTCAGCATGCCTAATCAACATTTCAGACAAAATCCTGTGGAAAACTTCAGTCAGATGCCTCCACAGAATGCTAGCCAAATACCCAACCCCGACTTGGCATCGAACTTTGTTCCTGGAAATAATACCACTTTCACCTCTCCGCTAGAACCAAACCATTCTTTCATTCCTCCCCCAAACACTTTTGGTCAAGTCAAAGCGCCTCCCCCTAAGCCGGATGTTAGCCAAGGAGCAACCAAAAATGCGAATCAAAATTCCTCTGCTCACCCACCGCACATAAATATGGATGATGCTGTGAATCAGAGTAATATCGAATTGAAGAACGTCAATCGAAACAACGCGGTGAGTCAAGAGCCTAGCCGCTCGAGTAGCACTGAAGCTGCCAACAATAGCTGTGCCAATGGGACTCAGAATAAGCTCCGACAGCCTCGAGGTGCCACAGATACGGGAACCACAGAGAAAAGCAATaagtcctcccttcaccccagcCGGCACGGCCTTTCATCTTCTGACCCTGTGTACCCTTGTGGAATCTGTACGAATGAGGTGAATGATGATCAGGATGCCATCCTGTGTGAGGCCTCATGTCAGAAATGGTTTCATCGAATCTGCACTGGAATGACAGAGACCGCCTATGGCCTCCTGACTGCAGAGGCATCCGCTGTGTGGGGCTGCGATGCATGCATGGCCAGCGAGGATGTCCAACTCATGCGCACACGGGAAGCATTCGGGACCCCAGCAGCAAGTAGTGACACTTAA